From a region of the Campylobacter showae genome:
- a CDS encoding DUF3137 domain-containing protein — MKDMQAFSGSVLVCEFDKKFSGQTIVASRTLNTKFLGEKEQMDDALFNDEFRVFTDDKVEARYLLTPAFMKRLRELKIKFAGEMGVSAAFMDDKFYLFLNGAKNRFETTPFSLPPSLEDAARIKKEISELLSIIDELNLNLDIFKQEANLTV; from the coding sequence ATGAAAGATATGCAGGCCTTTAGCGGCTCTGTCTTGGTCTGCGAGTTTGATAAGAAATTTAGCGGGCAAACGATAGTGGCAAGCCGCACTCTAAACACTAAATTTTTAGGCGAAAAAGAGCAGATGGACGATGCTCTTTTTAACGATGAATTTAGGGTTTTTACGGACGACAAGGTCGAAGCGAGGTATCTTTTGACGCCCGCATTCATGAAGCGCTTGCGCGAATTAAAGATAAAATTTGCGGGAGAGATGGGCGTGAGCGCTGCGTTTATGGACGATAAATTTTATCTATTTTTAAACGGAGCGAAAAATAGATTTGAAACTACGCCATTTTCGCTACCGCCTAGCCTTGAGGACGCCGCGCGGATAAAAAAGGAAATTTCAGAACTTTTATCTATCATAGACGAATTAAATTTAAACCTTGATATTTTTAAGCAAGAGGCAAATTTGACGGTTTAG